From the genome of Pseudomonas sp. AB6, one region includes:
- a CDS encoding LysR family transcriptional regulator, which yields MQNNITSLNLLNWDDLKFFLEVARTRKASAAAKRLAVDYTTVSRRINSLEAALGTLLFEKSRSNGFILTAEGQRLLGYAESIESTLHLACEQVSGSGVALSGHIRMGCTEGFGSFFITPQLTHFLDAYPAISVDILPLPHFISLSKREADIVIALERPEHGPYVCCKLCDYSLRLYATQDYLDSHAPIKRSADLANHSFISYVDDLAFSSELLYLSNLLPGASANLRSTSVIAQYVAALQGRSLAILPCFLAAQDSRLLPVLEDEVNITRQFWMYCREDLRKLKRITLLWDYIRVVTEQNRPLLLGETKGMVFASE from the coding sequence ATGCAAAATAACATCACGTCGTTAAACCTACTGAACTGGGACGACCTCAAGTTCTTCCTGGAAGTCGCCCGCACCCGCAAGGCTAGCGCTGCGGCCAAACGGTTGGCGGTGGACTACACCACGGTGTCGCGACGGATCAATTCTCTGGAAGCGGCACTGGGCACATTGCTGTTCGAGAAGTCCCGCAGTAACGGCTTCATTTTGACCGCCGAAGGCCAGCGTTTGCTGGGGTATGCCGAGTCGATTGAAAGTACGCTGCACTTGGCGTGCGAGCAAGTTTCAGGCTCTGGCGTGGCACTGTCCGGACATATTCGAATGGGCTGCACCGAAGGCTTTGGTAGCTTTTTCATCACCCCGCAGCTGACTCATTTCCTCGACGCTTACCCGGCGATATCAGTGGATATTCTGCCGTTGCCGCACTTCATCAGTTTGTCCAAACGCGAGGCCGACATCGTGATCGCGCTGGAGCGCCCGGAACATGGACCTTATGTGTGCTGCAAGCTGTGCGATTACAGCCTGCGGCTCTACGCGACTCAGGATTATCTCGACAGCCATGCGCCGATCAAACGCAGCGCTGATTTGGCTAATCATTCGTTCATCAGTTACGTCGATGACTTGGCGTTCAGCTCTGAGTTGCTGTACCTGAGCAACCTGCTGCCCGGCGCCAGCGCCAACCTGCGCAGCACCAGCGTCATCGCCCAATACGTCGCCGCGCTGCAAGGCCGGTCGCTGGCGATACTGCCGTGTTTTCTTGCCGCGCAAGATTCGCGGCTACTGCCGGTGTTGGAAGATGAGGTGAATATCACGCGGCAGTTTTGGATGTACTGCCGCGAGGATCTGCGGAAGTTAAAGCGGATTACCTTGTTGTGGGATTACATCCGCGTGGTAACTGAGCAGAACCGCCCGCTGTTGCTGGGGGAAACTAAGGGAATGGTGTTTGCTTCGGAGTAG
- a CDS encoding MFS transporter, protein MKNATTVGAGSVGANPAKKVASYRLAGMASMAGTTIEWYDFFLYGTAAALIFGKIFFPALDPITGVLAAFATYAVGFLGRPLGGIIFGHFGDRIGRKSMLLLTLMMMGIPTIVIGLIPSYDQIGYWSALILVLMRFLQGMAVGGEWGGAVLMAVEHAPEGKKGFYGSLPQTGVGAGLVLASLAMGLVAKLPEADMLSWGWRLPFVASVVLLGIGWLIRLKVPESPAFEKIKAQNTAVKVPLFQVLRKHPRETLTIIGARTAENAWFYMSVTFALAYAANQLQIPRADVLNAITCGAVLSLFTMPFCGYLSDKVGQRRLYFAGLLLLCAFIYPFFAMLETREPVWVWWAMVLAVGVVFPIMYAPESLLFARQFPAEIRYSGISVSVQLAGVLGGGFAPMIATKLLTYADGSPHYVIVYLLGMAVIALFCTALMKPDPARYHAP, encoded by the coding sequence ATGAAGAACGCTACAACTGTGGGCGCAGGTTCCGTCGGCGCCAACCCTGCAAAAAAGGTCGCATCCTATCGGCTCGCCGGCATGGCAAGCATGGCCGGTACCACCATCGAGTGGTATGACTTTTTCCTCTACGGCACGGCTGCCGCGCTGATCTTCGGCAAAATATTTTTCCCCGCACTGGACCCCATCACTGGAGTGTTGGCGGCTTTCGCCACCTACGCCGTGGGCTTTCTCGGTCGGCCGTTGGGCGGGATTATTTTTGGCCATTTCGGTGACCGCATCGGGCGTAAATCCATGCTGTTGCTCACGCTGATGATGATGGGGATTCCGACCATCGTAATCGGGCTGATCCCCTCCTACGATCAAATCGGCTATTGGTCCGCGTTGATCCTGGTGCTGATGCGCTTTCTACAAGGTATGGCGGTCGGGGGCGAATGGGGCGGAGCTGTGCTGATGGCGGTCGAACATGCCCCCGAAGGCAAAAAAGGCTTTTATGGCAGCCTGCCGCAGACCGGTGTCGGTGCGGGCTTAGTCTTGGCGTCGTTGGCCATGGGCCTGGTCGCTAAACTGCCTGAAGCGGATATGCTCTCTTGGGGCTGGCGCCTGCCGTTTGTTGCCAGCGTGGTCTTGCTGGGCATCGGTTGGTTGATCCGCCTAAAAGTGCCCGAATCCCCTGCGTTCGAAAAAATAAAAGCGCAGAACACGGCGGTCAAAGTCCCGCTGTTTCAGGTTTTGCGCAAACACCCACGGGAAACCTTGACGATTATCGGAGCCCGCACGGCAGAGAACGCCTGGTTCTACATGTCAGTAACCTTTGCCTTGGCCTACGCTGCCAACCAATTGCAGATCCCCCGGGCCGATGTGCTCAACGCGATTACCTGTGGAGCGGTGTTGTCGCTGTTCACCATGCCGTTTTGCGGCTACCTCTCGGACAAAGTAGGCCAGCGCCGCTTGTACTTCGCCGGGCTGTTATTGCTCTGCGCGTTTATTTATCCGTTTTTCGCCATGCTCGAAACCCGCGAGCCTGTATGGGTCTGGTGGGCAATGGTGCTGGCGGTCGGGGTGGTCTTCCCGATCATGTATGCCCCTGAATCGCTGTTGTTCGCCCGGCAGTTTCCGGCGGAAATTCGTTACAGCGGCATCTCGGTGTCCGTGCAACTGGCCGGCGTGTTGGGTGGCGGATTCGCGCCGATGATCGCCACCAAATTGCTGACTTACGCCGACGGCAGCCCGCATTACGTCATCGTCTACCTCCTTGGCATGGCCGTGATCGCGCTGTTCTGTACTGCACTGATGAAACCCGATCCGGCGCGGTATCACGCACCCTGA
- a CDS encoding CoA-acylating methylmalonate-semialdehyde dehydrogenase: MNALQSLSINNTSGAVARVKLLIAGEWVDSKTNEWRDIVNPATQEVLAQVPFATEAEVNAAVAAAKQAFQTWRHTPIGARMRIMLKLQALIREHSKRIAMVLSAEQGKTIADAEGDIFRGLEVVEHACSIGTLQMGEFSENVAGGVDTYTLRQPIGVCAGITPFNFPAMIPLWMFPMAIACGNTFVLKPSEQDPMSTMLLVELAVEAGIPAGVLNVVHGGKQVVDGICTHKDIKAVSFVGSTEVGTHVYNLAGQHGKRVQSMMGAKNHAVVLADANREQTLNALVGAGFGAAGQRCMATSVVVLVGAAKQWLPDLKALAQKLTVNAGSEAGTDVGPLISKRAKERVLSLIESGVREGAKLELDGRGVSVPGFEDGNFVGPTLFSGVTTQMQIYTQEIFGPVLVVLEVETLDQAIALVNANPYGNGTGLFTQSGAAARKFQNEIDVGQVGINIPIPVPVPYFSFTGSRGSKLGDLGPYGKQVVQFYTQTKTVTSRWFDDDSVNDGVNTTINLR, encoded by the coding sequence ATGAACGCTTTGCAGAGTCTTTCAATCAACAACACATCCGGCGCTGTTGCCCGAGTCAAACTGCTGATCGCGGGTGAGTGGGTCGATTCGAAAACCAATGAATGGCGCGACATTGTTAACCCGGCGACCCAAGAAGTCTTGGCGCAAGTGCCGTTCGCGACTGAAGCCGAAGTGAACGCCGCCGTCGCTGCCGCGAAGCAGGCGTTCCAAACCTGGCGCCATACGCCTATCGGTGCGCGGATGCGCATCATGCTCAAGCTTCAGGCGTTGATCCGTGAACACTCCAAGCGCATCGCTATGGTGCTGAGCGCCGAGCAGGGCAAGACCATAGCGGATGCCGAAGGCGACATTTTTCGCGGCCTGGAAGTGGTCGAGCATGCGTGCTCCATCGGCACCCTGCAGATGGGCGAATTCTCGGAAAACGTCGCAGGCGGAGTCGATACCTACACGCTGCGTCAACCTATAGGTGTCTGCGCCGGAATCACCCCGTTCAACTTCCCGGCGATGATTCCGTTGTGGATGTTCCCGATGGCCATCGCCTGCGGCAACACCTTCGTGCTTAAACCTTCTGAGCAAGATCCGATGTCGACCATGTTGCTGGTTGAATTGGCGGTAGAGGCGGGCATACCGGCTGGCGTGCTCAACGTGGTCCACGGCGGCAAGCAAGTGGTGGATGGAATTTGCACCCATAAAGACATCAAAGCTGTGTCATTCGTTGGATCCACCGAAGTGGGCACCCACGTGTACAACCTCGCTGGTCAACACGGCAAGCGCGTGCAATCGATGATGGGCGCGAAAAACCACGCTGTGGTTTTGGCTGATGCCAACCGCGAGCAAACTCTTAACGCGTTAGTGGGCGCGGGCTTCGGCGCTGCGGGTCAACGCTGCATGGCCACCTCAGTGGTGGTGTTGGTAGGCGCGGCTAAACAATGGCTGCCGGACCTCAAAGCCCTGGCGCAAAAACTCACGGTGAATGCCGGTAGCGAAGCGGGCACCGATGTTGGGCCGTTGATTTCCAAACGCGCTAAAGAGCGTGTGTTGAGCTTGATCGAAAGTGGGGTCCGCGAGGGCGCCAAGCTTGAACTGGATGGTCGCGGTGTCTCAGTGCCGGGTTTCGAAGATGGCAATTTTGTTGGGCCGACCCTATTTTCCGGCGTGACCACGCAGATGCAGATCTACACCCAGGAAATCTTCGGCCCGGTATTGGTGGTGCTGGAAGTCGAGACCCTTGATCAGGCAATTGCCTTGGTCAACGCCAACCCTTACGGCAACGGTACTGGCCTGTTTACCCAAAGCGGCGCAGCGGCACGCAAGTTTCAGAATGAGATCGATGTCGGACAGGTCGGGATCAATATTCCGATTCCTGTGCCAGTGCCTTATTTCAGCTTCACCGGCTCGCGCGGTTCGAAACTCGGCGACTTGGGTCCGTATGGCAAGCAAGTGGTGCAGTTCTACACCCAGACCAAAACGGTCACCAGTCGCTGGTTTGATGATGACAGCGTGAACGATGGCGTCAACACCACCATTAATCTGCGCTAA
- the mmsB gene encoding 3-hydroxyisobutyrate dehydrogenase, with product MKIAFIGLGNMGAPMARNLIKAGHSLNLFDLNKTVLAKLGALGATISASPKDASQGVELVITMLPAAAHVRSVYLNEDGVLAGIGRGVPAVDCSTIDPQTIREVAAAAAKQGVVLGDAPVSGGTGGAQAGTLTFMVGASPQHFEMLRPVLAQMGKNIVHCGDIGTGQIAKICNNMLLGISMIGVAEAMALGNTLGIDTGILAGIINSSTGRCWSSEVYNPWPGIVETAPASRGYTGGFGAELMLKDLGLATEAARVAHQPVILGAVAQQLYQAMSLRGEGGKDFSAIIESYRKPE from the coding sequence ATGAAAATCGCATTCATCGGCCTGGGCAACATGGGCGCGCCCATGGCGCGCAATCTGATCAAAGCTGGCCATTCACTGAATCTGTTTGACCTTAATAAAACTGTGTTGGCGAAACTCGGCGCGTTAGGTGCCACCATCAGCGCATCGCCCAAGGACGCATCCCAGGGCGTCGAGTTGGTGATCACCATGCTTCCCGCCGCGGCCCATGTGCGCAGCGTTTACCTAAACGAAGACGGCGTGCTGGCCGGGATTGGCCGTGGTGTACCCGCTGTGGATTGCAGCACGATTGATCCGCAGACCATCCGCGAGGTGGCGGCGGCAGCGGCCAAACAAGGCGTGGTTCTCGGCGATGCGCCGGTGTCGGGCGGCACTGGGGGGGCTCAGGCCGGGACACTCACCTTTATGGTCGGTGCCAGCCCACAGCATTTCGAAATGCTAAGGCCGGTCTTGGCGCAGATGGGTAAAAACATCGTTCATTGCGGTGACATTGGCACTGGGCAAATTGCCAAAATCTGCAACAACATGCTCTTGGGTATCTCCATGATCGGCGTCGCCGAGGCTATGGCTTTGGGCAATACCCTGGGGATCGATACCGGCATTTTGGCCGGCATTATCAACAGTTCGACCGGGCGCTGCTGGAGCTCTGAAGTCTACAATCCCTGGCCGGGTATCGTGGAAACTGCCCCGGCATCGCGTGGCTATACCGGAGGTTTTGGAGCAGAACTGATGCTTAAGGATTTGGGCCTGGCAACCGAAGCCGCAAGGGTCGCCCATCAACCGGTGATTCTTGGCGCTGTCGCGCAGCAGCTTTACCAGGCCATGAGCTTACGGGGTGAGGGCGGTAAGGATTTCTCGGCCATCATTGAGTCCTATCGTAAACCTGAATAA